The DNA region GAAAATTATAAACTGCTAAAATTAATCGTCTCATTATCTGTTTAAATGTTCACATAAATTAAAAGCTTTACAGTAGATACACGTACAAACTATATTTTCAATTCATTGCTCTATGTTTCAGAATCGTACATACTTTTATAACAAGGATCGGTTCTGTTCACCGATGCATGTGGCCACAGTTCCTCCGGTGTTGTGTTTTTCTGGTAATGAGATTAACTTCCCTCCTGTTTTCATGGAGAGAGTAGGTTTTTAAATAACGAAACGTTAACTCTCATGTGTAAGCACTTCTAGATTAACGTATTGGAGGTGACTGGGTTTAAAGCCAAAAGCTCAAGGTCAAACAGGGTCGAAATATTTCACAAATTGTCATCCGTTGAAGGTATGGTTATAAAACCGAGGATTCTACCATATTGTCTAAGACTGATCTTGTCGTTTATACTTTATTCAGGTATAATTTTCTGTGATTTTTCAGaactttgatatttattaaaatgcaGTCTGAAGTCAAACGAATGGTGTATTTTCTCTACTTCAGATAGTAGTTACCATTTTGAAGGCCGTCACCACTTTGGATCCAAAGATCACAATATCATCAGCGATGCGTGGTCGACAACGCTTAATGGAAACATTAATATGACCTTTTATGTAACCGAAGATTGTACACCAGTAACACAGATTATCATAGCTTTGGAAAATGAATGTACgtatcaaacaaaaataaattttgtttatgtttaaagggacataatcaaaaaataatttttaattcaaacacATTGTTTGTTCAAAGCAAATCATGTTGTAAAAGTAAAATTGTTAAATGAATTTGCGACCCGATCTGGTTCTATTCTCGCTGCAGCTTATACTAactattttattatacataatgatAATATGTTCAGTACAATTTGCAATAAGAATAGGACCAAAATTCGTGTCGCAAAATCAcacagcaattttactttgacaataTAATTtgctttgaaaaataatttgtttttagcATATGCATCCATTATTAGCACTGTGTTATCAATAATTCGGGACAGTACATATTCTTATTGGGACGTTCAAAGGTatcatattaaagatgctccaccgctgacaaatggtagtttttatctattttgttttctgtatcaAAAGCAGGAGCggacaaataatattttcttcagttacaaaagttacttactttataccattaccatcattgaaaagtttgagcttttaattttacttcaagataaaaatacttGGATctcgaaaaaaaaatctatggcACTACACTGTATGTCcaatatagaatgaagtactgattgcacatgcacatGGACCagaatcaaaattaattaattagacacatatagacacgattaaacaccaataacTGTTCAgatgatgagtattgtttattcTCTTTCGCCGGTGGAGCATCATCCATATGATTTGTTTTCTGTTGTAGATCCTTCACAATCTATTTGGACCTACACAAAATTCCAACACGGTGTCAAGCCGGAACTTCTTACATTACCTGCCAATTGCCACCCATAGAATAGCAATATTATCCCCACTACTGTAATTTATCTCCATTTTTGAGAGTAAGTTcatgtttctcaaatattctcAAAATCAAGTTTTCGCTAATTTGTCCGAAATAAATGGATGTTCGCGTTATGCTGTGTTTGAAAATTGTATAGGTTTATCGTACCTTCATATAATATTCTTGTGGTTTTCACCTAGTCGTAACTTTATTTTGCATGTCTGTTTGGCATAAGTGTATTTACATGAGTGGGTGTATGTGTCTGTGTGCCTTCTTCCTCTTTGTATAATAAGaccccacaaaaaaaaaaaaaaaaaaaaaaaaaaaaaaaaaaaaaaaaagataagaaaaataataagaaaaaaaacccacacaatTAGTTTTTTGTGTTTACTTGTGGGTGTGAACCCCCCACTATATGTGTCAATAGAGTTTTGTTTTAGCCTGTTTACCTAACATTTGCACACCTATTCACTTCAATATACCTATTTATACAAGGGATAGGTTTTAGATCACACACAAATTAAACTACCTTGAAAGTAATGGAAGTGTTGTTAAATGTTCAATGAAATACGATTGAACATTTTAATAAGGTTAGTGTGGCATTTAAATATGGGACATTAATTTAATATGTTCTTTCTTTTCAGGTAATTACAAGAGTATGGTATgcaattattgaaataaaattgaatacaaagtcaataattttgtattatttttaatttttatatatttttttcatttttcactGAACTAATGCTTTAGGATTGAAACAAGACACTGAAATGCTTAGACGAACCGATCATATGTTATGATGTATGATTTCAAGCGACTTAATGCgtatatcaaataaatcaaacagaCTTTAAAAACAATAGATTAAGTTAAATGGATATAAATCAATACGCATAGGTACTCCTAACGATACATCTTAATAATATGGTATATAGGGTAAATCGttagctcaaaaatggtaaaataagataaacataacaaacattAATGTAAAAATTGTGCCAATATTTTAGTTTAATGCATGAATAGTTGACCGCCAGTCCTCACATTTTTTTCAGGTTCAGCAAAATTAGATTAGCCaaaaaacatattgaaatatagaatatatatgtcattaaaaaaataactcgCTATCTAAAATatagtactgtacatgtatttacttagATGCGACCTGTTTTAGGTTCGACTATCATGTCTTAGATttcggttttatttttaacaattcTGTGTGATACATTCCAGTTTGGATAATTTTACTGTTTCTTGTAATCGATAATGTTGAAAAATCAACC from Argopecten irradians isolate NY chromosome 5, Ai_NY, whole genome shotgun sequence includes:
- the LOC138323702 gene encoding uncharacterized protein, with the protein product MVVVGLLLCFVQVALSGPVTEHCCLPRQFTATVMENGVVQLPTGPTAIDYFSHITFDIDKMMMRMDRDGYVHNKPDSQTMFNDYKANRTYFYNKDRFCSPMHVATVPPVLCFSDSSYHFEGRHHFGSKDHNIISDAWSTTLNGNINMTFYVTEDCTPVTQIIIALENEYPSQSIWTYTKFQHGVKPELLTLPANCHP